The Topomyia yanbarensis strain Yona2022 chromosome 3, ASM3024719v1, whole genome shotgun sequence nucleotide sequence aaaaacatacacacttaatttgaattactgggtacagtaaaattttgctggggttttgaacagcaaaccgttcggtaatcaattcagtaaaacaattcggttaccgacctctccgcaatccgttccatccaaacgtcaaaaatactggtcagtcagcagttttctctgaaaatggcgacttggCAGATGATTTGatgtacctgttttgtaagtttttaacgaggttcggtaatgttggtacaattttgccgaacaatcagtcagtattttactggataattTTAATGTACCGAAAAGAACagaagtgctgataaattcagttaaaatgttgcgggtttcagcaaattattcgcaaaattactgaaaatcgttaaaaaatgaaaactttactgcaaaattttaaacaatttgctgagAGCTCagtaaaaatttcactttactgtgcaagtcgtcaaaagaaattactgaacaacttttggctggcttagtgtgtagggggtcgggtttacgccaccatttttgaaaacagcaaaaatgaacatttttgtaaaacgcttgtatcacaagatattcccaaaatccaaaaaatattGCCCAGgcgtctaacctttaatttggtatataaaacgacttgatccgatgtaaaatgagcattttacagccaaaaccatttactaggtcggatttgccccaccttaccctattattttatttatgtggtttttgtttaaagcgaaactgagtcagttcctaaccccaactgctgccaaattgtatgaactgacagcgattggggctagaacctgactcagtttcaggttcaagcgaaatcgcttTTAGTCTGTCCGCGTCGACTTTCGTTGCAGCCGTGGAATACGTgctaatgtcgttttcgattgagaacctagaaactaacccaggttagttacttcaaacgaacgtttttaatgaaactgagttgggttctcgccaaaaagcagtggtgtgagcgaacccgaaatatatttcaagttggaacccaacccggttttcagttcagtggcgcataacctaggttggaaactggcttcaaacaaacggtttgacagcagtttgGTCCGAAACTGGGTTAGTTTCtgcttcaagcgaaaacgacattaagtgtaataagaatgtaattgacgaatccatgtgcagttgtgttagtgcggTAGTTGAGATTAAATCGGGtggatttttttctaaatgagattaaatcagatggcgaattgaaaACATAACGTTATATGTATATTTTCTATAtacattgcaactgtgttgaTGTCCTAGAagtcaaataagtcaatagacagttccacaattatattgaacataaaacaggtttttagttTGACAATGGTTCAACTAGTAgctgtccaactaaaaagcagttCAGTCTTGAGTTCAGTTACAGAGTACCccaataaacatcttatgattcaagagcctaacgacctgttcagttcagggtatcatccaaacaatatgtggaatcgttgcactATACGGGTTAAAGTAcgtgtataatatttttattagggTAACCATCCAACGTATAACAACTATATATTATTCCCCAGAAACTGTAAATTATATGAACTATATgatattgcgaattttacccttagATAGACTCACAGCAAAATCATTTTGTCACACGAAAGTATACTCACACCGCATCTGCCATAGATTGATTGTTGCGGCGAAATAGTTCTAAGGACGTTCGCATTGGACGGCCAAGAAGGATTTCAGCAGGTGATTTTCCATCAGGTGCACTCCGACAGGGTGTTGAtctcccagtaaagttcagccggaaatgaactggaattctggctggttccagttcgtattccggctccagtgacacaaccgattctaactatagttagaatcggttgtgtcactggagccggaatacaagctggaaccagccagaatttcggttcatttccggctgagcttaactgggctgTAGCAGCTGAGAAAGATGTCGAGTGCCTTGTCCAGGTCTTTCCCTCTTGCTTGAATTTTCTTGACAGTCCTGGTTGTTGCGGCGAGCTAAGACCGGCGACTATAACAAAAACAACACTGAACGCACTCTCTAGGATTGTGCATAAGCTGTTCGGTttgttttttgctgtttcccgtgcAGTTTGCTGTGAGGAtatttcccagttaagctcagccggaaatgaattggaattccggctggttccagttcgcactccggctccagtgacacaattgATTCTAGTAAGAAACGGTTGTGCCAATGGAGCCGGAATTTGAgcagaaaccagccagaatttcaGTTTAGCTCCACCTGAACTTTACTGAACCTTAATAAGCTGCTTCAAAAATTTGCACGAATGTCTTTCTACAGACGAAACGGACATTATCCCGAATTAACTTAACTTTAATTTCggcgagttttgattcgaaccAGATATCGGGGGGCAATTATTATGGCAACACTGCTCGTTGCATCTGATGCGTGATGTGTGTGCGTTGATTACTTTAGGGCGGATATAAACAAAAGAGCGTGTGATTTTCGATCATTGATAATTAATAATCCCGTTTTCCCTTTGTCGTGCGCGGAATCTCGTCAATTTTCTATCGACTTACTAGACAGTCCGTCATGGACAGTCTATTTCCAGTGCTGATTAtctcaaaaatgtgtatttcgtgatagttttttttgattttcctATTCGCCCGAAAGAGATATGCTAAAAACAAGTTCgtcatcaaaattgcgggtgcgATCAGCACTAGTAACAGGCGTGGTCAGTTGGCTTATCTTCGGTTGGAGCTTGGTGGAAGGGCAGAAGGGGTCGTTTTTTGGCTGCTACCAGCGGGATCGGTCGGGTCGGCTGGAAATTATAACCGATCATTTGGACACCTGTGTGAGTCATTGTGAGCTCCATTTTTACAGGTAAGAGAACGTGCATAGTTTCAGGAGCAGAAAATTTCTATTAGCAAGGTTCTATGTTTTAGATACGCAGCACTTTCGGATAAGCAATGTCTTTGTCTAAATGTGATTCGAACCCAAGTGATCGAGGACAAGGAATGTAACGTTTCTTGCCTTCAACCTCCAGAAAATAGCTGTGGTGGTCAAACCGCACAAAGTTTCTATGATACGGGCGTTGAAGTTGCCGGTCCTGTAAAGAATTTGAGACTTCTGGATATAGAAACAGATAGTAGTATAAAAATAGCGTGGGACCCACCCGTCGCTGATGGAGTAGTCGTGGAAGAGTACGAGATCAGTGCCAGTGCTATTTCAACCCATGCTAATTACGGATTGTATCCAGTCACCTGGACGGCTCAAAATAGTTCGCAAAGCTTTGAATTATCAAATCTGACTCCAGGGACGCGCTATAACATTACCGTTACGTCATTATCTGAGAAAGGTCGCGGAGGAATGCAATCGTTCGTAGCCGAGACTGAAATCGGCATACCGGATCCAGAGCCGGAGGAGCCATTAATACTGCGCCGATTGGATTCTACAATTCAAATCGAAATCCAGAAAGCAGTTAACAATTACGGTCCTGTGAACTACTATCGGGTGGTGGTTCACTACGTGAATGACGATTTGGTACAgcaatttgatgaaaacttgcTGGATACATTCCAGAAGTCGAAGGAAAAGGGGGTGCCCTATTACATAGCAGCCGAGGTTGAAATGAAAGTATGGTTATTCGTTAATCGCTTATATGCCACAAACAAAATATATTATTTAAGTATACTTTACATAGACAGAATATTTTAGTATGGTGAAAACTACACTAACTACATTTGGGCAATTGAGCTTGGATATCGGATATCAGATtaacaatgtatttttacaaacCTTTAGTCTGGTAATTCCAAGATCCTATTGTACATATAAACGTTTAGTTTGACTAGCATGAACTTAGGTAACCTAGAAAATTTCCTTCACATGGTGCTTTCACATGAATGGGAAAGTGACCCGCTGACTCAGCGATGTGTGATATTACTTTTTCttctattgaaaatattttatatatttaaggGATGGCATTTACATTATCTAACACTTTTTCTGAATTATGTGTTAACATTCCCATTATCATATTCCAGGGCGAATCATTGCTCTTCACGGTAGGGGACGGTCGACTCTATCGTAACTATTTTAATCCGCCAATACCTCCACGTGCACACGTTCACATTTCGATCGGCATTGTAAGCATTCTACATGGAGTGATCAAGCTTCGCTACGCCACTACAACGCACGAACAGCATCAGCATCCGGACCATCACCACGTGAACTCCACTAATGTCCCTGAGCGCAACGAGGCCCTCATAACCGTGCTGACCGTAGCATGTGTGCTTTTTGGAATCGTTCTTCTAGCCAGTATTATCTTGTATATCTACCTTCGTTACAAAACCCCAACCAACGGTCGTCCTTTGTCCGATCATCATGAAATGGTTCTGCAGGGACCAATTCTGGAGGTAGAGAATAATGGTTACCTTCCCGATATCTACGAACAGCGTGGGTTTGAGGCTGAATTGCATGATATTATAGATTCTCTACCCCATCACAAAAAGCATGGACGAAAGTATCTTACATTGGAGATTAATAACATTATTGGATCGGGTAACTACGGTGATGTGCTCAAGGGCAGCCTGCAACGAGATGGTGTTGATCTTGCAGCTCAAGTTCATGTCATTTCCGATGATATGGACAAAATAGATCAAATTGCATTTTTGAACGAATTCCGACGGTTTATTAAATTGGAGAGTCATTCGAATGTGCTACAGCTTTACGGTGTCTGTGTTACTCCGGATTGGTGCTACGTACTATTTGAAGACATGCAAATCACATTAAAACAAACGCTGCTTAACGCACGGATACCAAATAACGTCAACAGTCCAAAGTTTTCCACAATTTCCGAGGAAATTTTAATCAACCTACTGTGCCTTGTCTGTGACGGAATGCAATATTTAGTTGAGAATAATGTAAGTATAGCAAAACCAGTCACTAAGAAATAGTTCTAACATATTGTATTATCCTTTTCACAGATTGTCAGCAAGAAGCTTTGCGCGCGAACCATCTACGTGAACACAAAATTCGAAGTTAAAGTAAGTGCCTTCGGATCACCATTGTATGGAGAAAATGATCAGCAGATCGAAATAATTCGTTGGAATGCTCCAGAAGTAATAAAATTCCAGAACCACACAACCAAAAGTGACGTGTGGTCATTTGGACTGCTCATATGGGAGTGTTGTTGTTTGGGGGCCACTCCGTTCGGGACAACTACTGTTGAGAATCTCTTCGCCAGCATACGCGCTGGTAATCGGCCAGAAAAACCGCTCTTCATATTTGATGATCTGTATCAGATGTGCCTTAACTGTTGGGATCTGGATGCCAGTGATCGGCCGGAGTTTGACGATATCAGCCGCTATTTGCGCCAGACTTTGCCCATGCTACGCTACATGCTATCGTTCGAACGTGATCAAAGCGTGCAGCTTCCACCGTACTTACCACACTTGGAGCTGAAACGCTGACAAGGGACAATGGAAAACTGAAATGTGTCTGTTTAGATAAGATTAACCACGTGACAATTACTTTTAAACAATCCGTCCATTTCTATTCTACTTTTCGACTGCCTTTTTAGAGTTAAGATTAGGGTAACCACAACATAATTTGTTGTATTATGGAAAATATGTGAGAGTAAAGCACCTATGTCAAATACAtacaacaaatttttgtttgaatttcTACAAACTCCTACACTGCCTCAAATCGCACGGAAAACAATGCGATTAAGGGGCGTGAGCGTGCGGAGAATAGGGTCGCACTCCAACACTTCCCCTTTTAGTAGACCTGGTACGGCTCGTAGCGGATCGGTACTATTGGGCTGAACTGACAGGTTAAATAATAACACGTTTTTGGGTTGATTAAATAATAGTTTTGATTGTACGAACTACACTCGGCAAGATATTACAGAATGGCAAAAATCGACCGATCGCAGTAGACGATTCGAATGCGCGCTGAGGTGGTAATTGTTGTCGACTTCAATACTTCTCCTCAACGATTGCCAGCAACAAGACCAAGCATTGAAGAAAATTTTTACAACTTGATCCTACCCAGCAGTTTGGTAAGTGCATCAGCTACCATCTCCTCAGCAGGACAGTAGACCAGTTTCAGCACACTGTCGTCGCACAATTGCTTCACGAAATATTTCCTGGTTTCTATGTGCTTCGATCGCCGACTGATTCTTTTTGATCCAACGAACTTAATGCAGCTTTGGTTGCCCTCAAATATTATAACAGGATCTATCTGTGGTTCGCCAAAGTCTTCAAGCAGCTTTCGAAGCCAAACTGCCTCTTGAATGGCCTCGCTCAGAGCAACGTACTCAGACTCCATGAATGACAAAGTTACGCAACCTTGTAGACGACTTACCCAAGATATCGCTGCACCagtatacaaaaaaatatttccggtTGTTGACTTCCGGGTTTTGTTATCATGAGCCCAGTCCGCATCGGAATACCTGATTAGTTTTCCGGTCGTATTTCCGTACTGTAAGTGCAAGTGTTTCGTTGTCTTTAAATAACGGGCCACACGTTTGGCCGCTACCCAATTGTCCTCTCGTGgtgcactaacattccttccgaGTATCGATGCGCTCACTGCTATGTCCGGTCTGGCACATACCGCAATGTACAACAAAGCTCCAACTAGACTCCTGTATTTGGTTGCATCCTTCAGAAGTGGACTTTTATTGTCAACCTTCGTGAACCCTTCCTCCATTGGACTTTTGGCGGCTTTAGCATCACTTAACCCAAAACGCTAGGCCACGCGATCGATGTTCGATTCGATTCGAGCGATATACTATATTTTCCATCCGTTCTGTTAACTTCCAGTCCTAAAAAGAAGCTCAGGgtccctattctcacagtcacgtcacccagtgactagaagaaaattttgcTCTAGTCACtacgtgacgtgactgtgagaatagggccccagatCGCCAAGGTCCGCCATCTCAAACTCCTTCCTCAGTGATTcataaacaatttttatttcagaTTCACTCTCGCTGCCTACCAGAATATGATCCACGTATACAAGCAAGTGGACACGCTGTCCATCGATGACCTTCGTGTAAAAGCACGGATCGGCAGCACTTTGTTTGAAACCTAGCCCCAAGAGAACGGAATTTGACCGATGGTTCCAACATCGAGCCGACTGCTTCAAACCATAGATGCTCCTCCTCAAGCGACAAACCAACGACTCTTTGCCATTGATCTCGAAACCAGGTGGCTGCTTCATGTACAGCTCTTCTTCGATTTCCCCGTACAGATAGGCTTTCTTCACGTCAAAATGCTTCAGAATTAGTTTCTTTTCACTTGCGACGGCCAACAGTGTTCTCAGCGTCGTTTGCTTGGTGACAGGAGCAAATACTTCGTTGTAGTCTTGTCCAAATTTCTGACTGAAGTCCTGAGCTACCAACCGCGCCTTATATTTAACCACCTCACCTGCAGCCTTAACTTGTATACCCAACGACATCCAACAGATTTCCTGCCATCAGGTAGCTTCACGAGATCCCACGTACCATTTGCTTTGTGAGATTCCATTTCAGCTTCCATGGCACTTCTCCATTCAGTATATTTTTACCAGTCACTGCGTCCATGAAACTTGCTGGTTCTATCGGGTCGTGAAGGGATACATCACCTACAGCAAAAATCTCTTCGATTAGCCTTCTCGATACAATACCTTTATTCGACCGCGACGAACGTcgtgaaatttcatccagaggGAAACCAGAGAAGGGTGAACTCGCTTCAGATACACTCTCGTTAAACGAAGTACCTGGGCTTGGGCTCGACTCATCCCGTTCCTCAGACACAATGTTGTCATTCGTAACAACCGGCGATGTACCCGAACTCGACGTTTGTTTCGAAGTCGATTCTAGAGACAACACCACCATCTTGTCTTCTACCTGTTCAGCAGACGTTTGCCTCTTCAGCGGTCCCTGCTGTATAGTTGACGAGGAATGCTCTGCCTCAGCAACTGAAAGATCTCGTATCCGCTTCGAATCACTGGAATCACCAGACTCCAAAAATTTGACATCATGGCTGATTGTGATCCGGTCATTTTTCGGATCTAGGAAACGGTAAGCTTTTTGTCTTTCCGCGTATCCGACAAAAATCTTTTCCGCCTTCTTGTCCAGCTTCAACCGCTTTTCTTTCGGCACAGGGACGTATGCATCCGATCCGAATGTTCTCAAGTGGGCGTATGACGGCTTCTTTCCGTGCCACAGCTCGTACGGCGGCGGCAGATGTTGGTAAACGATGCTGCAAGTAGTTGGAAGTGCAGATTGCTTCACCCCAATTTCTTTTGTCGAGATCCGACTCCACCAGCAAACACCTCACCATTTCAACTATATACCGATTCTTCCGTTCCGCTTTCCCATTTTGCTGCGGCGAGTAAAGTGCTGTTTGCTGCAAAATTACACCGTTCTCCGCTAGGTACCCTTTCAACGATGCGCTGGAATACTCGCCGCCTTCTTCGGTTCTAATCACCCGCGGAGCACGTCCAAAATGGTTTTTCACTATTGCGcaataccaaatacaaatatggcAATACTCTCGAATCTTCTCTTCAGTG carries:
- the LOC131689746 gene encoding putative inactive tyrosine-protein kinase Wsck, with amino-acid sequence MLKTSSSSKLRVRSALVTGVVSWLIFGWSLVEGQKGSFFGCYQRDRSGRLEIITDHLDTCVSHCELHFYRYAALSDKQCLCLNVIRTQVIEDKECNVSCLQPPENSCGGQTAQSFYDTGVEVAGPVKNLRLLDIETDSSIKIAWDPPVADGVVVEEYEISASAISTHANYGLYPVTWTAQNSSQSFELSNLTPGTRYNITVTSLSEKGRGGMQSFVAETEIGIPDPEPEEPLILRRLDSTIQIEIQKAVNNYGPVNYYRVVVHYVNDDLVQQFDENLLDTFQKSKEKGVPYYIAAEVEMKGESLLFTVGDGRLYRNYFNPPIPPRAHVHISIGIVSILHGVIKLRYATTTHEQHQHPDHHHVNSTNVPERNEALITVLTVACVLFGIVLLASIILYIYLRYKTPTNGRPLSDHHEMVLQGPILEVENNGYLPDIYEQRGFEAELHDIIDSLPHHKKHGRKYLTLEINNIIGSGNYGDVLKGSLQRDGVDLAAQVHVISDDMDKIDQIAFLNEFRRFIKLESHSNVLQLYGVCVTPDWCYVLFEDMQITLKQTLLNARIPNNVNSPKFSTISEEILINLLCLVCDGMQYLVENNIVSKKLCARTIYVNTKFEVKVSAFGSPLYGENDQQIEIIRWNAPEVIKFQNHTTKSDVWSFGLLIWECCCLGATPFGTTTVENLFASIRAGNRPEKPLFIFDDLYQMCLNCWDLDASDRPEFDDISRYLRQTLPMLRYMLSFERDQSVQLPPYLPHLELKR
- the LOC131687971 gene encoding uncharacterized protein LOC131687971, with the translated sequence MEEGFTKVDNKSPLLKDATKYRSLVGALLYIAVCARPDIAVSASILGRNVSAPREDNWVAAKRVARYLKTTKHLHLQYGNTTGKLIRYSDADWAHDNKTRKSTTGNIFLYTGAAISWVSRLQGCVTLSFMESEYVALSEAIQEAVWLRKLLEDFGEPQIDPVIIFEGNQSCIKFVGSKRISRRSKHIETRKYFVKQLCDDSVLKLVYCPAEEMVADALTKLLGRIKL